The following proteins are encoded in a genomic region of Pseudoxanthomonas suwonensis 11-1:
- a CDS encoding bifunctional aspartate kinase/diaminopimelate decarboxylase — protein sequence MSAALPAQDAASGGWIVLKFGGTSVSRRHRWDTIGKLAKQRAEATGGRVLVVVSALSGVTNELTAIADGSEDSAARVAALEARHRGFLAELELDADAVLGARLAALRGLLDDPRASSRPLDWQAEVLAQGELLSSTLGAAYLRASGLDFGWMDAREWLQALPPQANQSEWARRLSVNCHWESDAAWRERFAGQPTRMLITQGFIARHEDGGTAVLGRGGSDTSAAYFGALLGASRVEIWTDVPGMFSANPREVPDARLLSRLGYAEAQEITTTGAKVLHPRSIKPCRDSGVPMAILDTERPELPGTVIDRSAATVAGVKAISRRNGVVLVSVEDIGMWQQVGYLADVFALFRKHGLSVDMIGTSQTNVTVSLDPSENLLSQNVLSALAEDLGKIGRVKVIVPCAAITLVGRGIRSLLHRLSEVFSSFVHERVHMISQSSNDLNLTFVIDEADADGLLPQLHAALIDSGAMPVQETEVFGPRWREINGAVRPRPQPWWQLERPRLLQLAQTGTPRYVYHLPTVRERARQLKELAAVDRRYYAIKANPHPAILNALAEEGFGLECVSLAEIRHVFAVVPGIDPARVLFTPSFAPREEYEQALALGVTVTVDNVELLRNWPETFRGRSLWLRIDLGHGDGHHEKVNTGGKEAKFGLSAQRVDEFVQEARGLGVVITGLHAHLGSGVENMGHWRQMCDELAGFARRFGTVATLDIGGGLPIPYAPEDEPFDLEAWAASLAEVRAVHPAFGLVIEPGRFLVAEAGVLLARATQVVEKDGVVRVGLDAGMNALVRPAMYDAWHDIVNLQRIDAPADGQFDVVGPICESSDLFGKRRRLPRDTAAGDVMLVADAGAYGHSMASRYNLRELPPEDVIDGAMA from the coding sequence ATGTCCGCAGCTTTGCCCGCGCAAGACGCCGCTTCCGGCGGCTGGATCGTCCTCAAGTTCGGCGGCACTTCGGTGTCGCGCCGCCATCGCTGGGACACGATCGGCAAACTGGCGAAACAGCGGGCCGAGGCCACCGGCGGCCGCGTGCTGGTGGTGGTGTCGGCGCTGTCGGGCGTGACCAACGAGCTGACCGCGATCGCCGACGGCAGCGAGGACTCGGCCGCGCGCGTGGCCGCGCTGGAGGCGCGCCATCGCGGGTTCCTGGCCGAGCTGGAACTCGACGCCGACGCGGTGCTGGGCGCGCGCCTGGCCGCGCTGCGCGGCCTGCTCGACGATCCGCGCGCATCGAGCCGCCCGCTGGACTGGCAGGCCGAGGTGCTGGCCCAGGGCGAGCTGCTCTCGTCCACCCTCGGCGCCGCCTACCTGCGCGCCTCCGGCCTGGATTTCGGCTGGATGGATGCGCGCGAATGGCTGCAGGCGCTGCCCCCGCAGGCCAACCAGAGCGAATGGGCGCGGCGGCTGTCGGTGAACTGCCACTGGGAATCGGACGCCGCCTGGCGCGAGCGCTTCGCCGGCCAGCCCACGCGGATGCTGATCACCCAGGGCTTCATCGCCCGCCACGAGGATGGTGGCACCGCGGTGCTGGGCCGCGGCGGCTCGGATACCTCGGCCGCGTATTTCGGCGCGCTGCTGGGCGCCAGCCGCGTGGAGATCTGGACCGACGTGCCCGGCATGTTCAGCGCCAACCCGCGCGAGGTCCCGGACGCGCGCCTGCTCAGCCGCCTGGGCTACGCCGAGGCGCAGGAAATCACCACCACCGGCGCCAAGGTGCTGCATCCGCGCTCGATCAAGCCATGCCGCGACTCCGGCGTGCCGATGGCGATCCTGGACACCGAGCGCCCGGAGCTGCCAGGCACGGTGATCGACCGCAGCGCCGCCACCGTGGCCGGCGTCAAGGCGATCAGCCGCCGCAACGGCGTGGTCCTGGTGTCGGTCGAGGACATCGGCATGTGGCAGCAGGTCGGCTACCTGGCCGACGTGTTCGCGCTGTTCCGCAAGCACGGGTTGTCGGTGGACATGATCGGCACCTCGCAGACCAACGTGACCGTGTCGCTGGATCCGAGCGAGAACCTGCTGAGCCAGAACGTGCTCTCGGCGCTGGCCGAGGACCTGGGGAAGATCGGCCGGGTGAAGGTGATCGTGCCCTGCGCGGCGATCACGCTCGTGGGCCGCGGCATCCGCTCGCTGCTGCACAGGCTGTCGGAGGTGTTCTCCAGCTTCGTGCACGAGCGCGTGCACATGATCTCGCAGTCGTCCAACGACCTTAACCTCACCTTCGTGATCGACGAGGCCGACGCCGACGGCCTGCTGCCGCAGCTGCACGCCGCGCTGATCGACAGCGGCGCGATGCCGGTGCAGGAGACCGAGGTGTTCGGCCCGCGCTGGCGCGAGATCAACGGCGCGGTGCGGCCGCGTCCGCAGCCGTGGTGGCAGCTGGAACGGCCGCGCCTGCTGCAGCTGGCCCAGACCGGCACGCCGCGCTACGTCTACCACCTGCCGACCGTGCGCGAGCGCGCCCGGCAGCTGAAGGAGCTGGCCGCGGTCGACCGCCGCTACTACGCGATCAAGGCCAACCCGCACCCGGCCATCCTCAACGCGCTGGCGGAGGAAGGCTTCGGCCTGGAGTGCGTGTCGCTTGCCGAGATCCGCCACGTATTCGCGGTGGTTCCGGGGATCGATCCGGCGCGGGTGCTGTTCACCCCGAGCTTCGCCCCGCGCGAGGAGTACGAGCAGGCGCTGGCGCTGGGCGTGACCGTCACCGTCGACAACGTCGAGCTGCTGCGCAACTGGCCAGAGACCTTCCGCGGCCGCAGCCTGTGGCTGCGCATCGACCTGGGCCATGGCGACGGCCACCACGAGAAGGTCAACACAGGTGGCAAGGAGGCCAAGTTCGGCCTGTCGGCGCAGCGGGTGGACGAGTTCGTGCAGGAGGCGCGCGGGCTGGGCGTGGTCATCACCGGCCTGCACGCGCACCTGGGCAGCGGCGTGGAGAACATGGGTCACTGGCGGCAGATGTGCGACGAGCTGGCCGGATTCGCCCGTCGCTTCGGCACCGTGGCCACCCTGGACATCGGCGGCGGCCTGCCGATCCCGTACGCGCCGGAGGACGAGCCGTTCGACCTGGAGGCCTGGGCCGCGAGCCTGGCCGAGGTGCGCGCCGTGCATCCGGCGTTCGGCCTGGTGATCGAGCCGGGCCGCTTCCTGGTGGCCGAGGCCGGCGTGCTGCTGGCCCGGGCCACCCAGGTGGTGGAGAAGGACGGCGTGGTCCGGGTCGGCCTGGACGCGGGCATGAACGCGCTGGTGCGCCCGGCCATGTACGACGCCTGGCACGACATCGTGAACCTGCAGCGGATCGACGCCCCGGCAGACGGCCAGTTCGACGTGGTCGGCCCGATCTGCGAGTCCAGCGACCTGTTCGGCAAGCGCCGGCGGCTGCCGCGCGACACCGCCGCGGGCGACGTGATGCTGGTGGCCGATGCCGGCGCCTACGGCCATTCCATGGCCAGCCGCTACAACCTGCGCGAGCTGCCGCCGGAGGACGTGATCGATGGGGCCATGGCCTGA
- the murL gene encoding UDP-N-acetyl-alpha-D-muramoyl-L-alanyl-L-glutamate epimerase: MTAFDRDSIRVFRFVRCGFDPATGVAELAYAFDEGPELVETVTIPGAPFALDATRAAAVEQALRLLHLVAGVSYYKAAVPPEIRIDGYAIDEATAALLEQVYLNGLGEFAYRNGLDLRGRIRFPRQGGAAVQAPAAGLPGRALVAIGGGKDSLVSIEALRAAGVEQTVAWIGGSQLIRTCAERTGLDTLNIGRALAPALFEINRQGAYNGHIPVTAVNSAILVLAALLTGHGQVVFSNERSASYGSLIPGTGEVNHQWSKGWAFEQAFGEHVERVVAPDLHYYSLLRPLSELAVARQFARSDRYDAHFSSCNRNFHILGEKPAQRWCGLCPKCHFVFLALAPFMPKPRLVRIFGRNLLDDPAQAAGFDALLEFQDHKPFECVGEGRESRAAMEQLAGRAEWREDALVARYVREIRPQLDPAELAIEPLLQAGGEHRVPAALWERVSAHFAA; this comes from the coding sequence ATGACTGCATTCGACCGCGATTCCATCCGCGTTTTCCGCTTCGTCCGCTGCGGCTTCGACCCGGCGACCGGCGTGGCCGAACTGGCCTATGCCTTCGACGAGGGCCCGGAGCTGGTGGAGACCGTCACCATTCCCGGCGCCCCGTTCGCGCTGGACGCCACCCGCGCCGCCGCGGTGGAGCAGGCCCTGCGCCTGCTGCACCTGGTCGCCGGCGTGAGCTACTACAAGGCCGCGGTGCCGCCGGAGATCCGGATCGATGGCTACGCCATCGACGAGGCCACCGCCGCGCTGCTGGAACAGGTCTACCTCAACGGCCTGGGCGAGTTCGCCTACCGCAACGGCCTGGACCTGCGCGGCCGCATCCGCTTCCCGCGCCAGGGCGGTGCCGCAGTGCAGGCGCCGGCTGCGGGCCTGCCCGGACGCGCGCTGGTCGCGATCGGCGGCGGCAAGGATTCGCTGGTCAGCATCGAGGCGCTGCGTGCCGCGGGCGTGGAGCAGACCGTGGCCTGGATCGGCGGCTCGCAGCTGATCCGCACCTGCGCCGAGCGCACCGGCCTGGACACGCTCAACATCGGCCGCGCGCTGGCGCCGGCGCTGTTCGAGATCAACCGCCAGGGCGCGTACAACGGCCATATCCCGGTGACCGCGGTGAACTCGGCGATCCTGGTGCTGGCGGCGCTGCTGACCGGCCACGGCCAGGTGGTGTTCTCCAACGAGCGCTCGGCCAGCTACGGAAGCCTGATCCCCGGTACTGGCGAAGTGAACCACCAGTGGTCCAAGGGCTGGGCCTTCGAGCAGGCCTTCGGCGAGCACGTCGAGCGCGTGGTCGCGCCGGACCTGCACTACTACTCGCTGCTGCGCCCGCTGTCGGAGCTGGCGGTGGCGCGGCAGTTCGCGCGCAGCGACCGCTACGACGCGCACTTCTCCAGCTGCAACCGCAACTTCCACATCCTGGGCGAGAAGCCGGCGCAGCGCTGGTGCGGACTGTGCCCGAAGTGCCACTTCGTGTTCCTGGCGCTGGCGCCGTTCATGCCCAAGCCGCGGCTGGTGAGGATCTTCGGCCGCAACCTGCTGGACGATCCGGCGCAGGCCGCCGGCTTCGACGCGCTGCTGGAGTTCCAGGACCACAAGCCGTTCGAGTGCGTGGGCGAGGGCAGGGAATCGCGCGCGGCGATGGAGCAGCTGGCCGGCCGTGCCGAGTGGCGCGAGGACGCGCTGGTCGCCCGCTACGTGCGCGAGATCCGGCCGCAGCTGGATCCGGCGGAGCTGGCGATCGAACCGCTGCTGCAGGCCGGTGGCGAGCACCGCGTGCCGGCCGCGCTGTGGGAGCGGGTGAGTGCGCATTTCGCAGCTTGA
- the murD gene encoding UDP-N-acetylmuramoyl-L-alanine--D-glutamate ligase encodes MRISQLEGWRVALWGWGSEGRAAWKAIRSRLPQLPLALFCNEVEAADVAGLGDPLLQPRTRVDAEALAAFDIVVKSPGISPYKPEALAAAARGTHFIGGTSLWFGEHADGRTVCVTGTKGKSTTTSLLAHLLRAGGHRTALAGNIGLPLLEVLEPQPVPEFWAIELSSYQTGDVARSGAHPEVAVVLNLFPEHLDWHGSEDRYIEDKLRLVTEARPRTAVLNAADPRLAALELPGSRIIWFNREDGWHLRDDALYRGDDFVFDTAAVPLPGRHNRGNLCAVLAAIEALGVDATPLAPAAMDFRPLPHRLQWLGERDGIGYVNDSISTTPHASLAALDCHRGSPVAILLGGHDRGLDWHGFAERLRAQPPKAVVTMGANGPRIHELLEGEAGEGLFALEAADDLADAVARARRLLGGRGVVLLSPGAPSFGAYRDYTERGRHFAALAGFDPDGISTIPGLGVA; translated from the coding sequence GTGCGCATTTCGCAGCTTGAGGGGTGGCGCGTCGCGCTGTGGGGCTGGGGGAGCGAGGGCCGCGCCGCCTGGAAGGCGATCCGCTCGCGGCTGCCGCAGCTGCCGCTGGCGCTGTTCTGCAACGAGGTCGAGGCGGCGGACGTCGCCGGCCTGGGCGATCCGCTGCTGCAGCCGCGCACCCGGGTGGATGCGGAGGCGCTGGCCGCGTTCGACATCGTGGTGAAGTCGCCGGGCATCAGCCCGTACAAGCCCGAGGCGCTGGCCGCGGCCGCACGCGGCACGCATTTCATCGGCGGCACCTCGCTGTGGTTCGGCGAGCATGCCGATGGGCGCACGGTCTGCGTGACCGGCACAAAGGGCAAGAGCACCACCACCTCGCTGCTGGCGCACCTGCTGCGCGCCGGCGGCCACCGCACCGCGCTGGCCGGCAACATCGGCCTGCCATTGCTGGAAGTGCTGGAGCCGCAGCCGGTGCCGGAGTTCTGGGCGATCGAACTGTCCAGCTACCAGACCGGCGACGTCGCCCGCAGTGGCGCGCATCCGGAGGTGGCGGTGGTGCTGAACCTGTTCCCCGAGCACCTCGATTGGCACGGCAGCGAGGATCGCTACATCGAGGACAAGCTGCGCCTGGTCACCGAAGCGCGCCCGCGCACCGCGGTGCTCAATGCCGCCGATCCGCGCCTGGCCGCGCTGGAGCTGCCGGGCAGCCGCATCATCTGGTTCAACCGCGAGGACGGCTGGCACCTGCGCGATGACGCGCTGTACCGCGGCGACGACTTCGTGTTCGACACCGCGGCCGTGCCACTGCCCGGGCGCCACAACCGCGGCAACCTGTGCGCAGTGCTGGCGGCGATCGAGGCCCTGGGCGTGGACGCCACGCCGCTGGCGCCGGCGGCGATGGACTTCCGTCCGCTGCCGCACCGCCTGCAGTGGCTGGGCGAGCGCGACGGCATCGGCTACGTCAATGATTCGATCAGCACCACCCCGCATGCCAGCCTGGCGGCGCTGGACTGCCATCGCGGCTCGCCGGTGGCGATCCTGCTGGGCGGCCACGACCGCGGCCTGGACTGGCACGGCTTCGCCGAGCGCCTGCGTGCGCAGCCGCCGAAGGCGGTGGTGACCATGGGCGCCAACGGGCCGCGTATCCACGAGCTGCTGGAAGGGGAGGCCGGTGAGGGCCTGTTCGCGCTGGAAGCGGCCGACGACCTGGCCGATGCGGTGGCGCGCGCGCGGCGCCTGCTGGGTGGCCGTGGCGTGGTCCTGCTGTCGCCGGGCGCGCCGAGCTTCGGCGCCTACCGCGACTACACCGAGCGTGGCCGCCACTTCGCCGCGTTGGCCGGCTTCGATCCGGACGGCATCAGCACCATCCCCGGGCTCGGCGTCGCCTGA
- a CDS encoding polyprenyl synthetase family protein produces MADHFSTPSRGTLPRIQALAAADMAAVDSLIRNRLASDVVLINQIAEHIVSAGGKRLRPMLVVLAGQATATSLGTTADHHQLAAIIEFIHTSTLLHDDVVDESDLRRGRSTANAIWGNAASVLVGDFLYSRSFQLMVELDRMEVMQILADTTNRIAEGEVLQLLHVRNPDTDEAAYLRVIERKTAVLFAAGTRLGALASCADADTQQALYDYGMALGYAFQIADDVLDYTADAADLGKNLGDDLAEGKATLPLIHAITHSDPATRERLRQAVQEGDTSAMPEVLAAIHATGGLEYSRKRAMDYAAEAEAALAGLPQSEALEALRGLARYAVERTH; encoded by the coding sequence ATGGCAGACCACTTCAGCACCCCCTCCCGCGGCACCCTGCCCCGGATCCAGGCGCTTGCCGCCGCCGACATGGCCGCGGTCGACAGCCTGATCCGCAACCGCCTGGCCTCCGACGTCGTCCTGATCAACCAGATCGCCGAGCACATCGTCTCCGCCGGCGGCAAGCGCCTGCGCCCGATGCTGGTGGTGCTGGCCGGCCAGGCCACCGCGACCAGCCTGGGCACCACCGCCGACCACCACCAGCTGGCGGCGATCATCGAGTTCATCCATACCTCGACCCTGCTCCACGACGACGTGGTCGACGAATCCGACCTGCGCCGCGGCCGCAGCACCGCCAATGCGATCTGGGGCAATGCCGCCAGCGTGCTGGTCGGCGACTTCCTGTACTCGCGCAGCTTCCAGCTGATGGTCGAGCTGGACCGCATGGAAGTGATGCAGATCCTGGCCGACACCACCAACCGCATCGCCGAGGGCGAGGTGCTGCAGCTGCTGCACGTGCGCAACCCGGATACCGACGAGGCCGCCTACCTGCGGGTGATCGAGCGCAAGACCGCGGTCCTGTTCGCCGCCGGCACCCGCCTGGGCGCACTGGCCTCCTGCGCCGATGCCGACACCCAGCAGGCGCTGTACGACTACGGCATGGCCCTTGGCTACGCCTTCCAGATCGCCGACGACGTGCTCGACTACACCGCCGACGCGGCCGACCTGGGCAAGAACCTCGGCGACGACCTGGCCGAGGGCAAGGCCACCCTGCCCCTGATCCACGCCATCACCCACTCCGACCCGGCCACCCGCGAGCGCCTGCGCCAGGCGGTGCAGGAGGGCGATACGTCCGCCATGCCCGAGGTACTGGCGGCGATCCACGCCACCGGTGGCCTGGAGTACAGCCGCAAGCGCGCGATGGACTATGCCGCCGAGGCCGAGGCCGCGCTGGCCGGCCTGCCGCAAAGCGAGGCGCTGGAGGCCCTGCGCGGCCTGGCCCGCTACGCGGTCGAGCGCACGCACTGA
- the ssb gene encoding single-stranded DNA-binding protein gives MARGINKVILVGNLGDDPETKYTQSGMAVTTIRLATTSVRKDRDGNQQERTEWHRVKFFGKLGEIAGEYLRKGSQCYVEGSIRYDKFTGQDGQERYITEIVADEMQMLGGRGGSGGGEGGYDRGGDRPQRSAPPRREYGGGQRSAPAPAPAAQAAGGFDDGFADDDIPF, from the coding sequence ATGGCGCGCGGCATCAACAAGGTGATCCTGGTCGGCAACCTCGGCGACGATCCCGAAACCAAGTACACCCAGTCCGGCATGGCCGTGACCACCATCCGCCTGGCCACCACCAGCGTGCGCAAGGACCGCGACGGCAACCAGCAGGAACGCACCGAGTGGCACCGGGTGAAGTTCTTCGGCAAGCTCGGCGAGATCGCCGGCGAGTACCTGCGCAAGGGTTCGCAGTGCTACGTCGAAGGCTCGATCCGCTACGACAAGTTCACCGGCCAGGATGGCCAGGAGCGCTACATCACCGAGATCGTCGCCGACGAAATGCAGATGCTCGGTGGCCGCGGTGGCAGTGGCGGCGGCGAGGGTGGTTACGACCGCGGCGGCGACCGTCCGCAGCGCAGCGCCCCGCCGCGCCGCGAATACGGCGGTGGCCAGCGCAGCGCCCCGGCGCCGGCTCCCGCGGCCCAGGCCGCGGGCGGCTTCGACGACGGCTTTGCCGACGACGACATCCCGTTCTGA
- a CDS encoding OPT family oligopeptide transporter: protein MAGKGAPQLTFRAVVLAIVLAVVLSAANAYLGLFAGLTVATAIPAAVVSMGVLRLLGGGTILENNIVQTGASAGSSIAAGVIFTIPALVLMGYWPDFDYWWVLGIAGLGGLLGVLFSVPLRRTMIVEEPLPFPEGKAAAEVLKAGENPGPGLKILGISAAIGGVVKLAAANGLRLIPDSWAVAGYFANNKVIGYLGTGLSPALLGVGYIVGLNVGIVVLSGAILSWHIAIPVYHAFFLDTDPALATAIAGAPAEDAAFAIWSAKIRFLGVGAMLIGGVWTLFSLRNSLLAGIKSGFAAARKGAAHGAAVAETDRDLPMKWMLVALVAFIVPLWLLYHAIVGFWVASFAMTLIMIVAGFLFVSVSGYLAGLVGSSNNPVSGITIATILFASVVLLFLLGADGQTQVGGAPLGAVAAIMIGAVVCCAAAVGGDNLQDLKTGYLVGATPWKQQLMLGIGAFSCALIMAPVLNLLQEAYGIGSKTLPAPQANLMASVAKGLFGGELPWTMIGIGAVVGAIVIAIDGWLKKTGKRFRVPVLAAAIGIYLPLELMVPIFLGGLLAHLVQRFHKVGDDDEAGLDRVHRPGVLFSAGLITGEALMGIAIALPIVISQDAEVLALPVDLGSAAQWVGLVVLFAVGWLLYRTGKRAEQAS, encoded by the coding sequence ATGGCCGGCAAGGGTGCGCCACAGCTGACCTTCCGCGCCGTCGTCCTCGCCATCGTGCTCGCGGTGGTGCTGTCGGCGGCCAATGCCTACCTGGGCCTGTTCGCCGGCCTGACCGTGGCCACCGCCATACCGGCGGCCGTGGTCTCCATGGGCGTGCTGCGCCTGCTGGGCGGCGGCACGATCCTGGAGAACAACATCGTCCAGACCGGCGCCTCGGCCGGCTCGTCGATCGCCGCCGGCGTGATCTTCACGATCCCGGCGCTGGTGCTGATGGGCTACTGGCCGGACTTCGACTACTGGTGGGTGCTGGGCATCGCCGGCCTCGGCGGCCTGCTGGGCGTGCTGTTCTCGGTGCCGTTGCGCCGGACCATGATCGTCGAGGAGCCGCTGCCGTTCCCCGAGGGCAAGGCCGCGGCCGAAGTGCTCAAGGCCGGCGAGAACCCCGGCCCGGGCCTGAAGATCCTGGGCATCTCCGCGGCCATCGGCGGCGTGGTCAAGCTCGCCGCGGCCAACGGCCTGCGCCTGATCCCGGACAGCTGGGCGGTGGCCGGCTACTTCGCCAACAACAAGGTGATCGGCTACCTCGGCACCGGCCTGTCGCCGGCGCTGCTGGGCGTGGGTTATATCGTCGGCCTCAACGTCGGCATCGTGGTCCTGTCCGGCGCGATCCTGTCCTGGCACATCGCCATCCCGGTGTACCACGCGTTCTTCCTGGACACCGACCCGGCCCTGGCCACTGCGATCGCCGGCGCGCCGGCCGAGGACGCGGCCTTTGCCATCTGGTCGGCCAAGATCCGCTTCCTGGGCGTGGGCGCGATGCTGATCGGCGGCGTCTGGACCCTGTTCTCGCTGCGCAACTCGCTGCTGGCCGGCATCAAGAGCGGCTTCGCCGCCGCGCGCAAGGGCGCCGCCCACGGTGCGGCGGTGGCCGAGACCGACCGCGACCTGCCGATGAAGTGGATGCTGGTGGCGCTGGTGGCCTTCATCGTGCCGCTGTGGCTGCTGTACCACGCCATCGTCGGCTTCTGGGTCGCCAGCTTCGCCATGACCCTGATCATGATCGTGGCGGGCTTCCTGTTCGTGTCGGTGTCCGGCTACCTGGCCGGCCTGGTCGGCTCGTCCAACAACCCGGTGTCGGGCATCACCATCGCCACCATCCTGTTCGCCTCGGTGGTGCTGCTGTTCCTGCTGGGCGCCGATGGCCAGACCCAGGTCGGCGGCGCGCCGCTTGGCGCGGTGGCGGCGATCATGATCGGCGCGGTGGTGTGCTGCGCGGCGGCGGTCGGCGGCGACAACCTGCAGGACCTCAAGACCGGCTACCTGGTCGGCGCGACCCCGTGGAAGCAGCAGCTGATGCTGGGCATCGGCGCCTTCTCCTGCGCCCTGATCATGGCCCCGGTGCTGAACCTGCTGCAGGAGGCCTACGGCATTGGTTCCAAGACCCTGCCGGCGCCGCAGGCCAACCTGATGGCCTCGGTGGCCAAGGGCCTGTTCGGCGGCGAGCTGCCGTGGACCATGATCGGCATCGGCGCGGTGGTCGGCGCGATCGTGATCGCGATCGACGGCTGGCTGAAGAAGACCGGCAAGCGCTTCCGCGTGCCGGTGCTGGCCGCGGCCATCGGCATCTACCTGCCGCTCGAGCTGATGGTCCCGATCTTCCTCGGCGGCCTGCTGGCGCACCTGGTGCAGCGCTTCCACAAGGTCGGCGACGACGACGAGGCCGGCCTGGACCGCGTGCATCGCCCGGGCGTGCTGTTCTCCGCGGGCCTGATCACCGGCGAGGCGCTGATGGGCATCGCCATCGCCCTGCCGATCGTGATCAGCCAGGACGCCGAGGTGCTGGCGCTGCCGGTCGACCTGGGCTCGGCCGCCCAGTGGGTTGGCCTGGTCGTGCTGTTCGCGGTGGGCTGGCTGCTGTACCGCACCGGCAAGCGCGCCGAACAGGCAAGCTGA